In Microbacterium laevaniformans, a single window of DNA contains:
- a CDS encoding metal-dependent transcriptional regulator: protein MDAMPSPTVTRVVEDYVTLVWKAVEWPGGTPTTTDLAEQLGVTPSTVSANLKKLARDGFLEYEPYGSIALTEAGRQIAVRMVRRHRIVETYLVERLGVPWDQVHDEADQLEHVISDALLERMDAALGHPRVDPHGDPIPDTDGNTVAPDSETLAETPPGAVVRVVRVSDRHPHVLRYLEQHAIAVGSVLHVVDVNVPAGAVWVEADGTSVEVALQAARAVRVVRGEEDRQA from the coding sequence ATGGACGCGATGCCGAGCCCCACGGTCACCCGAGTGGTCGAGGACTACGTCACCCTGGTCTGGAAGGCGGTCGAGTGGCCGGGCGGGACACCAACCACCACCGACCTCGCCGAGCAGCTCGGTGTGACCCCCTCGACAGTTTCGGCGAACCTGAAAAAGCTCGCCCGGGATGGGTTCCTGGAATACGAACCCTACGGGTCCATCGCGCTGACCGAGGCGGGCCGTCAGATCGCCGTGAGGATGGTCCGGCGGCACCGGATCGTGGAGACCTACCTCGTCGAGAGGCTCGGTGTTCCGTGGGACCAGGTGCACGACGAGGCCGACCAGCTTGAACACGTCATCTCCGACGCTCTCCTCGAGCGTATGGACGCCGCTCTCGGACACCCCCGGGTGGACCCGCATGGGGACCCGATACCGGATACGGACGGCAACACGGTGGCACCCGACAGTGAGACTCTCGCCGAGACCCCGCCGGGCGCAGTCGTCCGAGTCGTGCGGGTGTCCGACCGGCACCCGCATGTACTCCGTTACCTGGAGCAGCACGCGATCGCCGTGGGGAGCGTGCTGCACGTCGTCGACGTGAATGTGCCGGCGGGTGCCGTCTGGGTCGAGGCCGACGGCACCTCGGTGGAAGTCGCCCTACAGGCCGCAAGAGCGGTACGGGTCGTCAGGGGCGAAGAAGACCGCCAAGCCTGA
- a CDS encoding IS3 family transposase yields the protein MACRFLKVSTSGYYDWANRPPSARTIADAELITTIRRIHADSRETYGAPRVLAELRLGLGVHVARKRVARLMRLDGLVGVSHRRKRRGWKPDTATHEDLVKRQFRADAPNRLWFCDITQHRARDGWVYCAAVIDAYSRRIVGWSISDRITAEIVVDALEMARWRRRPEPGTVVHADRGAQYTSWLFGHRLRQAGLLGSMGRVASSVDNALIESFWSTMQRELLDRTTWGTRTQLASAMFEWIEGFYNPRRRHTSLGDLSPADYEALHTAAEIAA from the coding sequence GTGGCCTGCCGGTTCCTGAAGGTCTCGACCTCCGGCTACTACGACTGGGCGAACCGGCCGCCATCGGCTCGCACGATCGCGGACGCGGAACTGATAACAACGATCCGACGCATTCACGCCGACTCCAGAGAGACCTACGGCGCGCCGCGGGTGCTCGCCGAGCTGCGGCTCGGGCTCGGCGTCCACGTCGCCCGCAAACGCGTCGCGAGGCTGATGCGGCTGGACGGCCTCGTCGGAGTCTCACACCGTCGCAAGCGGCGCGGCTGGAAGCCGGACACCGCCACCCACGAGGACCTCGTGAAGCGGCAGTTCCGGGCTGATGCGCCGAACCGACTCTGGTTCTGCGACATCACGCAACACCGCGCCAGAGACGGATGGGTCTACTGCGCAGCCGTCATCGACGCCTACTCACGGCGCATCGTCGGCTGGTCGATCTCGGATCGCATCACCGCGGAGATCGTCGTCGACGCCCTCGAGATGGCCAGGTGGCGACGCCGCCCCGAACCCGGCACGGTGGTTCACGCGGACCGCGGAGCGCAATACACCTCGTGGCTCTTCGGGCACCGGCTCCGCCAAGCCGGACTCCTCGGATCGATGGGCAGGGTCGCGTCGTCCGTCGACAATGCGCTCATCGAGTCGTTCTGGTCGACGATGCAACGCGAGCTCCTCGACCGCACCACCTGGGGCACCAGGACGCAGCTCGCGTCGGCCATGTTCGAGTGGATCGAGGGCTTCTACAACCCTCGCCGCCGACACACCAGCCTCGGCGATCTCAGCCCCGCCGACTACGAAGCCCTTCACACCGCCGCAGAAATCGCGGCATGA
- a CDS encoding transposase: MPAAHPPEFRRRALDLVAQGNPVGQTARDLGISESCLRNWMNRDAVDSGRKPGLTTEEHKELVDLRRRLRVLEMENEILKRASAYFARENVLPK; this comes from the coding sequence ATGCCTGCTGCCCACCCGCCGGAGTTCCGGCGTCGAGCCCTGGACCTGGTTGCCCAGGGCAATCCTGTCGGCCAGACCGCGCGTGATCTCGGGATCAGCGAGTCCTGTCTTCGGAACTGGATGAATCGTGATGCGGTCGATTCCGGCCGCAAGCCGGGTCTGACGACCGAGGAGCACAAGGAACTCGTCGATCTGCGGCGCCGGTTGCGGGTGCTGGAGATGGAGAACGAGATCCTCAAGCGCGCTTCGGCGTACTTCGCCAGGGAGAACGTGCTCCCAAAATAG
- a CDS encoding sodium:proton exchanger yields MPAALVRRLLVCLAVASPAVVFRVFGLHPHPVLGLLMFGGAVVAASFMLAWAAEGAQKDISGPLAIAILALIAVLPEYAVDLFYAFRSGFDASYEPYAAANMTGSNRLLLGLGWPLVVLIGIWVANRGLSRRDRGYRTSLLLPTESRRDVGFLAVLAVAAFLIPILGRIPLWFGIILIVAFGFHLWRASQSHVEEDETFVGTAQLIADMPQRARRVTFTAMFILAAAIILACAEPFATALVDAGSTLGIDSYFLVQWLAPLASEAPEFIVAVLFALRGHGAAAIGTLIASKINQWSLLVGSLPVAHLLGGGGAGLPLDARQVEEFVLTGTQTLMGVAIIIGLRFHRSMAIALAAIFAVQFFVTDTTGRYVLSAVQLAIALVAFVAHREDIPPTLAAPFRRSGTGASRVPTTTNRVTRNSDHRPEPEGKNR; encoded by the coding sequence ATGCCCGCAGCACTCGTTCGTCGGTTGCTTGTGTGCCTGGCTGTGGCATCGCCCGCGGTGGTGTTCCGCGTGTTCGGGCTGCACCCGCACCCCGTGTTGGGCCTACTGATGTTCGGTGGCGCGGTCGTGGCGGCAAGTTTCATGCTTGCGTGGGCCGCCGAGGGCGCGCAGAAGGACATTTCGGGGCCACTGGCAATCGCCATCCTCGCGCTGATCGCCGTGCTGCCAGAGTATGCAGTCGACCTGTTCTACGCGTTCCGGTCAGGGTTTGACGCCAGCTACGAACCGTACGCAGCAGCGAACATGACCGGATCGAACCGGCTTCTGCTCGGCCTTGGGTGGCCTCTGGTCGTGCTCATCGGTATCTGGGTCGCCAACCGGGGGCTGAGTCGCCGCGACCGGGGATACCGGACATCACTGCTGCTGCCGACCGAGTCACGCCGGGATGTCGGCTTCCTGGCGGTGCTGGCCGTCGCGGCCTTCCTGATCCCGATCCTCGGCCGCATCCCCCTGTGGTTCGGGATCATCCTGATCGTCGCGTTCGGCTTCCACCTGTGGCGGGCGAGCCAGTCCCACGTTGAGGAGGACGAGACCTTCGTCGGCACAGCCCAGCTGATCGCCGACATGCCGCAGCGGGCCCGCCGGGTCACGTTCACCGCGATGTTCATCCTTGCAGCAGCCATCATCCTTGCCTGCGCCGAACCTTTCGCCACTGCCCTCGTCGACGCCGGCTCGACCCTGGGCATCGACAGCTACTTCCTGGTGCAGTGGCTCGCGCCGCTCGCCTCCGAGGCCCCGGAGTTCATCGTCGCCGTGCTCTTCGCACTCCGCGGCCATGGTGCAGCCGCCATCGGCACGCTCATCGCCTCCAAGATCAACCAGTGGAGCCTGCTGGTGGGGTCCCTCCCCGTCGCGCACCTTCTCGGCGGTGGCGGCGCCGGCCTACCGCTGGACGCCCGCCAGGTTGAAGAATTCGTCCTCACCGGCACCCAGACTCTGATGGGCGTTGCCATCATCATCGGTCTGCGCTTCCACCGGTCAATGGCGATCGCGCTGGCGGCGATCTTCGCCGTGCAGTTCTTCGTCACGGACACGACAGGGCGCTATGTGCTCTCCGCGGTCCAACTCGCGATCGCACTTGTCGCGTTCGTTGCCCACCGTGAGGACATTCCCCCCACCCTCGCCGCGCCGTTCCGACGCAGTGGCACCGGTGCGAGCCGGGTACCCACAACGACGAATCGGGTGACGAGGAACTCAGACCATCGACCCGAACCGGAAGGAAAGAACAGATGA
- a CDS encoding IS110 family RNA-guided transposase has product MTELETVRSGHVVIGVDTHKHIHVAAVTDSVGGILATLTITTDTAGFKQLLEWAASFGNVIAFGIEGTGSYGAALTSFVRRHGHKVIEVARPDRRLRRLNGKSDTLDAENAARAVLAGFATAIPKTADGVVEMIRQLKVAHDTAVKDRTGAMITLKAMLVHATEDLRRETAKKTQKMVARHCAALRPRGLETPEDANRHALRSIAKRWIALNDEIKDLEAQIEQLVLQRAPHLLDEFGIGVDTAAEILIVAGDNPERIHSEAAFAKLAGISPIPTGSGMTSGKHRINHGGHRQLNAAIYRTVIVRMRFHEPTIAYVARRTAEGKSKRDIIRCLKRYVIREVYHLVKTDPRTGEIRS; this is encoded by the coding sequence ATGACCGAACTCGAGACCGTCCGTTCCGGACACGTCGTGATCGGCGTCGATACGCACAAACACATCCACGTCGCCGCGGTGACGGACTCGGTCGGCGGGATCCTCGCGACCTTGACGATCACGACCGATACGGCCGGGTTCAAGCAATTGCTGGAATGGGCTGCGAGCTTCGGGAACGTCATCGCGTTCGGCATCGAGGGAACCGGCTCCTACGGGGCCGCGCTGACCTCGTTCGTCCGCCGCCACGGACACAAAGTCATCGAGGTCGCCCGCCCCGATCGGCGGCTGCGCCGACTCAACGGGAAGTCCGACACCCTTGACGCGGAAAACGCCGCCCGGGCCGTGCTCGCCGGATTCGCGACCGCGATCCCGAAGACCGCGGACGGGGTCGTGGAGATGATTCGACAGCTGAAAGTCGCGCATGACACCGCGGTGAAAGACCGCACCGGAGCGATGATCACCCTCAAAGCGATGCTCGTCCACGCCACCGAAGACCTCCGACGCGAGACCGCCAAGAAGACGCAGAAGATGGTCGCGCGGCACTGCGCCGCGCTCCGACCCCGCGGACTGGAGACCCCGGAGGACGCGAACCGTCACGCTCTCCGCTCGATCGCGAAACGATGGATCGCGCTCAACGATGAGATCAAGGATCTCGAAGCGCAGATCGAGCAGCTCGTGCTCCAACGCGCCCCGCACCTGCTCGACGAGTTCGGCATCGGCGTCGACACCGCCGCGGAGATCCTCATCGTCGCCGGCGACAACCCCGAACGCATACACAGCGAGGCCGCATTCGCAAAACTCGCCGGCATCAGCCCCATCCCGACCGGATCAGGGATGACCAGCGGCAAGCATCGCATCAACCACGGCGGACACCGTCAACTCAACGCCGCCATCTACCGGACTGTGATCGTCAGGATGAGATTCCACGAGCCCACGATCGCTTACGTTGCCCGACGCACCGCCGAGGGCAAGAGCAAGCGCGACATCATCCGATGCCTGAAACGCTACGTGATCCGCGAGGTCTACCACCTCGTCAAGACCGACCCGAGAACCGGCGAAATCAGGAGTTGA
- a CDS encoding IS30 family transposase: protein MVRRQQAADRAVRPKLRSPGHPKFQKPVEAAFWGEIAKGLLAEEAAGVVGVAPAVGARWFRHAGGMAPFDIAQQSSGRYLSFAEREEIAILKEKGKGVREIARAMGRDAGTISRELRRNAATRGGKLEYRASVAQWKADMTAKRPKVAKLVANPRLRAYVEERLSGKITRPDGTIVTGPQPPRFTGRGKPHRKDRAWSWAWSPEQISHRLKIDFPDDESMRISPEAIYQSLYIEGRGALKRELVWNLRTGRALRVPRERSRRKTWAHVTPETLISERPAEADDRAVPGHWEGDLLIGLERSAVGTVVERKTRYTLLVHLPREEGYRHKETPKNGPALAGYGAITMKNALANTMSALPAQLARSLTWDRGKEMSAHAQFRVETGIPVFFADPQSPWQRGTNENTNGLLRQYFPKGTDLSRWSAEDIEAVAFALNTRPRKSLGWMTPAEAFNEQLLLLQQAGVASTG from the coding sequence ATGGTTCGTCGTCAGCAGGCCGCGGACAGGGCTGTTCGTCCGAAGCTCCGCTCGCCGGGGCATCCGAAGTTTCAGAAACCCGTCGAGGCGGCGTTCTGGGGCGAGATCGCGAAAGGGCTGCTCGCTGAGGAAGCCGCGGGGGTTGTCGGCGTGGCGCCCGCGGTCGGCGCAAGATGGTTCCGACACGCTGGCGGCATGGCGCCATTCGACATCGCCCAGCAGTCATCGGGCCGCTACCTCTCGTTCGCTGAGCGCGAGGAGATCGCGATTCTCAAGGAGAAGGGCAAGGGCGTTCGCGAGATCGCTCGCGCCATGGGCCGCGATGCCGGGACGATCTCTCGTGAGCTGCGGCGGAACGCGGCCACGCGGGGCGGGAAGCTGGAGTATCGGGCGTCGGTCGCGCAGTGGAAAGCAGACATGACCGCGAAGCGACCCAAGGTCGCGAAACTCGTCGCGAACCCGCGGCTGCGCGCGTATGTCGAGGAGCGCCTGTCGGGGAAGATCACCCGCCCCGATGGCACGATCGTCACCGGCCCCCAGCCGCCGCGGTTCACCGGGAGAGGCAAGCCGCATCGGAAGGACAGGGCCTGGTCCTGGGCTTGGAGTCCGGAGCAGATCTCACACCGGTTGAAGATCGACTTCCCGGATGATGAGTCCATGCGCATCAGCCCAGAGGCGATCTACCAGTCGCTCTACATCGAGGGCCGCGGCGCGCTCAAGCGCGAACTCGTCTGGAACCTCCGCACGGGCAGGGCGCTACGCGTCCCCCGAGAGCGGTCGCGGCGCAAGACCTGGGCGCATGTCACGCCGGAGACGCTGATCAGCGAGCGACCGGCGGAAGCCGACGATCGCGCCGTCCCCGGGCACTGGGAAGGCGATCTGCTGATCGGGTTGGAGCGCTCGGCGGTCGGCACGGTCGTCGAGCGCAAGACCCGTTACACGCTGCTCGTCCATCTCCCGCGGGAAGAGGGCTATCGGCACAAGGAGACGCCGAAGAACGGGCCGGCGTTGGCCGGCTATGGCGCGATCACGATGAAGAATGCTCTCGCCAACACGATGTCGGCGCTGCCGGCGCAGCTGGCGCGCTCGTTGACCTGGGACCGCGGCAAGGAGATGTCCGCTCACGCGCAGTTCCGCGTCGAAACCGGCATCCCGGTGTTCTTCGCCGATCCGCAGTCGCCCTGGCAGCGCGGTACGAACGAGAACACCAACGGGCTGCTGCGTCAGTACTTCCCGAAGGGCACCGACCTGTCCCGCTGGAGCGCCGAAGACATCGAAGCCGTCGCATTCGCGCTGAACACGCGCCCTCGGAAGTCGCTCGGATGGATGACTCCCGCTGAGGCCTTCAACGAGCAGCTATTGTTGCTCCAACAAGCCGGTGTTGCATCGACTGGTTGA
- a CDS encoding transposase, whose translation MNRKYSPEMRERALRMLAETRPSHPNMMSALRHVAGLLGMSPETLRLWQRRYEVDAGVKPGLTTDAAAEIKRLQKEVSELRKANEILRAASIFFAKEPGHPSTR comes from the coding sequence ATGAACAGGAAGTACTCGCCGGAGATGCGTGAGCGGGCGTTGCGGATGCTCGCGGAGACGCGACCGTCGCACCCGAACATGATGAGCGCGCTCCGTCACGTCGCCGGGCTGCTCGGGATGAGCCCGGAGACACTGCGCCTCTGGCAGCGCCGCTACGAGGTCGACGCGGGCGTGAAGCCCGGGTTGACGACGGATGCGGCGGCGGAGATCAAGCGGCTGCAGAAGGAGGTCTCGGAGTTGCGGAAGGCGAACGAGATCCTCAGGGCTGCGAGCATCTTTTTCGCGAAGGAGCCAGGCCACCCCTCGACGAGATGA